CGCGAGACGTTCCTGCAACAGGACCAGTACACCGCCCAGGAGACGGACAACCGGGTCGAAGTGGCCCGTATGACCAGCACCGGCGGCCCGAACGTCCAGGCCGCGGCACGGGCGGCGTTGCAGGGCACGCCCGAGGACATCGTCGAGTTCCTGGAGGTCGGTCAGTTCACCGCCCGCAACCGCGACCAGGAGCACGCGACCATCGCGGAGCTGACCGCGCAGGCACAAGCGGCCGGCAAGCAGGCCGAGGACGCCACGAAACAGGCTGAGGAAGCGTCCAACAAGGCCGTACAGGCATCGAACCTGGCCAAGGAAGCGGCCACGAAGGCCGCCGCGGAGACGCAAGCGGCGAAGAACGACGCCAAGCGGGCCGCGGTCAAGGCGGCCCAGGCAGCCGAAGCCGCCCGCGCCGCCGCCCAGGCGGCCCAGGAAGCCATCGGCTCCGCCAACGCCGCCAACCGCGCCGCCCGCAGAGCCGCGCTCGCCGCCGCCCAGACCGCCTCCGCCGCGGCCGCGGCAGCCGACGCCGCGAACACGGCCCACAACGCGGCCGTGGCCGCGGCCGGCGACGCCTCCAAGGCGGACGCCGCAAGGACGGCCGCCGCCGGCGCCCGCGCAGCAGCCCAGTTCGCCACCCAGTCCGCCGTGGCGGCCCAGAACGCCGGTCGCGCCTCCGCCGCGGCCGCCCTGGCCTCCGACGCGGCCAAGGGAGCCTCAGCCAACGCTCTGGCCGCCGCCGCAGCCGCCGAACAAGCCAACGACTACGCCGACGCGGCGGGCGCCCACTCTACGGAAGCGCGCCAGGCAGCCATCGAAGCCCGCCGCCACGCCAACGCGGCCAACGCCGCCGCCAACCGCTCCGCCGGCTTCGCCCGCCGCGCCGCCGACGCCGCATACGGCGCACGCGACGCCGCGAACTCCGCCGCCGCCCACGCCAACAAGGCAGCCGACTACGCCGACGACGCCGCTGAACACGCCGGCGTAGCCGCGACCTACAGCGCCCAGGCACAGAAGAACGCGGAAGCCGCCAAGAACGCCGCCGACACCGCGGCCGCAGCCGTGACCAAGGCCAAGGAAGTCGCGAGCCTGGCCAGAGAAATCGAAGCCGGCGCCCTGGAGACCCGCACTCAGGCGGCGATCGAACGCGCCATGAGCCTGAAAGCGGAAAGCGAAGCCCAGGTCTCCGCATCCGCCTCCCTCCAGGTCCAGGCCCTGTCCCTCAACGACACCGCGACCTCCCTGGCCACAGAAGCCGCGCGACCCGACGTCGACGTCAAGGCGACGGCCACCAAGGGCCGCCAGCTCGCCATGCAGGCGATGAAGCTCCTCGGGCCCTGGCACCAGGACGCCGCCGCACGCGCCCTGTCCGGAACCGACCAAGACGTCCTGGACTACCTGCGCACCCGCTGGAAGGAAGCCAACCACAGCGACGCCCGTCAGCGCGTCGCCAACCTCAGCACACAAAGCCCCCACCCCTCCGTCCGCACCGCCGCCACAGAGGCACTGAAGGGCACCCCCGAACAAGTCGAAGCGTTCCTGAACGAAGGCCGCTTCACCGCCGGGTACACCGAGATGCGGGTGGAGGTGGCCCGCTACACCAACACCGGCGGAACACACGTCAAGGAAGCCGCCCAAAAAGCCCTCACCAACGGCAGCGGAAAGGCCCTCGCCGTCTTCCTCCAGGCGGGCCAGTACGCGGCCCGTATGGCGGACGAGCGGGTCGCCGCGGCCCAGCTGACCAACATCGGCGGCGAGGAAGCAAAAGCCGCCGCCAAAATCGCCCTCGCGGGATCGCCCGCGAGCCTCCACGACTTCATCGCCACCGGCCAGCACACAGCCCACCTCAAGGACGACCTGGCCACCCACCACGTCGACCAGATCAACCGGCTTCTGAACGAAGGCGACGTCATCGTCGCCAAAGCCCAGAAGAACCGCTGGCTCGCAGCCGAAGCCGCCGCCAAGGCCGTCCAGGCAACAGCCGACGCCCAAAAGGCCGCCGGGCAGGCCGCAGAGTCAGCACGCCAGGCACAGACCGCAGCCAACGACGCCACAGCCTCCGCGAACAAGGCCGCCAACAGCGCCGCCGCCGCCCACAACTCGGCAGCCACAGCCCGCAACGCCGCCGACCGAGCCAACCAAGACGCATCCGACGCCGAGAACTCCGCCGCCCAAGCCGATGACTCAGCCTCCTACGCCCGGCAATCGGCCAAGCAGGCCAACGACTCCGCCGAGCAGGCACACAAGTCCGCCCTCGCCGCCGGCAAAAGCCGCGACGAAGCCGAGACCATGGCCAAGGACGCCTGGACGGCTGTCCGCGACCTCGTCGAGAAGGAGATGGCCGAGGCGCTCCGCCAGGCAGAGGCGGAACGCAAGCAGCAGCAGCAGCAGAAGGCAAAGCCCAAACGGATCTGCCGGCCGTTCGCCAGCCGCGAATCCATGATTCCATTGATCCCCTGCCTCCAGGATTTTGAGAACTCCGAGATCTCGGTTGGGGAAGTCGCACCCGTCCTGCGGAACATCATCTGGGAAGTCACCGGCCTCAACGACATCAAGGCCTGCATCAAGGAACCCACCCTCTTCGGATGCACCGTCGCCGCCGCGGGAGTCACGCCCTGGGGCAAAATCAAACTCGTCGGCAAACTCGCCGGCAAACTCGATGACGCCGTCGAAGCCCTGAAGAACATGCGTGTCACCAGGCGCGCGGTCCAATGCCTCACCTCGAACGCAGCACACAGCTTCCCCGCCGGCACGCGGGTCCTCACGGCCGCGGGCACATCCGTGCCCATCGAGGAGATCCGAGTCGGTGACCGGATCACTGCCACCGACCCCACTACCGGGGAAACCGGGCCCCGTGCGGTCACTCGCACCATCCGCACTCCCGACGACCGCAACTTCACCGACGTCACCCTCACCGACGGCTCCTCCATAACCTCTACGGCGGGCCACCCTTACTGGGTCGAGAACCGAAAGCGCTGGATCGACGCACGCGACCTGCGCGCCGGTGACGCCCTGCGCACGCCGGTCGGTACCACCGTCGAGGTCAACGACACTCATCGCTGGACCGGCCTACAGCCCGCCTACGACCTGACCGTCGATGACCTCCACAGTTACTACGTCAACACCGGCTCCGTCGATGTCCTCGTCCATAACACCGACGGTGTGTGTCCCGCCTGGGTCCTCAAAGCGCTGGATGAACTCGGGCCTTCGCCGCGTGGGCACGCCACCTCCGGCTTTGCGTTCCGCGATGGAGAGCGTGTCTGGCAGCGCCCCATCGTGAGTGGACTATCGCCCAACTCCCAGAAGATCAGCGACTTCTTGGAAGCCTCGGACGACTTCCCCGAATTCTTGGAGTACGTCGGTACGGCTCATCATGCCGAGGTCAAGCTGGCGTGGGAGATGGCGGAGAACGGGCCCAAGGGCGAGAAGCTTGATTTTGTCATCAATAAGAATTACGTTTGCCCGAAGCCTCCCGAGGTGCCGCAGCCGAAATTGACTCCAATGGGCTGCCTTCAGGCTGTCCCTGCGATCCTGTATGAAGACCAGGAGATGTGTGTCTACTTTTCCGGGAGTAATGACTACTGTGAGCCGTTGAAGGGAAAGCGGAAGCGGAAGAAGTAGCCATGGTGTGCTGGGGAGGTTGATTGTGTAGGAATCCTCCCCAGCACATTCTGATTCGATCAACGCGATGAAAGTCGACCCGTGAAATGAGCGGTGCCCCCTGTTTTGGATATTTGGGGTGCGAGATCAGTTCGCAGGTGGGAGACGCTGGCTTCGCGTGGTGTCGGCTGGAGCGCCGGAACCTCGGTCCGATAGCCTGCGCTCATGGCGATGAACTCAGGATCTGTGGTGGATTGCCTCTGCCTTGGAAAGTCCAGACGAGGTTTTGCGGCGTACTGGCTGGGTCGAATGAGGAACGTATGTAGCTGCAGGGTATGATTTGCTTCCAGGAATTCCTAACTTTTTCCAAGGTCTTCTGCGTGCCGAATGTGCGGCCAAGCGAATTGTCATGCGTCTCGTCAGGATCGTTCGGCGGCTGCCAGACGCCGTAGAAGGCGCGCCGTCCCGACCCCCGTCGTTGGAGTCGGCAAATGCCTGCGTCGGCTGTCCCCACACCCCGCGCAGCACGGTTACGCACAAGTCCTGAAAGCTCGCCATCCCAGAGCGTGGAGAGCGAACCGGGGCGAGCCGACGGCTACCACCTCCCCTTCACCGCTCACGTTCTTCACCCCCATGAGTATCTCTCCCTCCCGTATCGCAGGTTGCGTCGACATTCCGATTCTGCTGCTTCGCGAGCAGCGAGGCAGTGGACTTGGGAGAAGGCCAGTTGAATGGGCTGGCACGGGCCCGGAGCGTCGCTTTTGTGGAGCGGCTTGGCCAGCGATGCTGGGGCCGACGGCGCTCTGAGGGGGCGGGCATGGGGGCGGTCGGAATCCTGGCGGCGTTGTCAGTGCTACTTCGTACAATCCAACCCATGTCCTACGCCTCGGCTCGCGATCTCCCCTCGTTCCTGGAATCGGAACGACAGCTGAAGGCCCTGCGCCTGTTCGCGTGGCCCATGAGGGCGCGGATCAAGTCGATCGAACGGGACATGCACGAGCTTGCCGGGACCGTCGACGCCTTCTACGAACTGCTCAGCGACAAGCACTGGATCTTCCACGACCACTTGTCACTGACGGCGGTGCGCGCCCTCCTCGCCGAAGCGCCCGAGGATCCGGACCAGGCCGAGAAGATGCTCATCGACCACTACAACGACCGCGAACACCTCCGCCTCATGCTCGGACCGCTGCGAGACCTGTCCGCGATGCGCCGCCGCCTGCCCCTGGTGGAGAAGGCCCAGGAGGACTACTTCGCCGGCCGCTTCTACTCCTGCGTTCAGGTCCTGCTGAGTGTCATGGACGGGTTCGTCAACGAGTTCGAGACCGTACGCCGCGGCCTGCATGCCCGAACCCCGGAGGAACTACACGCCTGGGACAGCGTCGTGGGCCACCACCGCGGCCTCCAGCATGCCCACCGCACCTTCACCAAAGGCCGCACAAATACGAAGGAAGAACCGGTCTACGAGCTGTACCGCAACGGCATCGTGCACGGCAGCATCCTCAACTACGACAACATCATCGTTGCCACCAAGGCATGGAACCGGCTGTTCGCCGTCGCCGACTGGGCACGCGCCACACAGAAGGAACAGCAGGAAGTTGCCGAGCCCCCTACTTGGTCCGAGCTGGGAAAGCAGCTCAAGGACACCTTCGGGCAGCTCATCGACCAGGCGCAGATCAACCGCCTCAACGAACAGTGGTCACCACAGGAGCTTCTTTCCGACAGCGAGGCGTTTACCGCTCACCCCGCCTACGACCTCTCCGAGCGTTTGTTGACGTACTGGGTCCGCAGCAACTACGGATCCCTGAGCGACCTCATCAGCCGTGACCTGCACACCAAGCACGGCAAGGCGGCACGCAGCGAAGTACGCCGCGTCTACCAGGACCTTCCCCTCGCATCATTTGAGATCGTCGCTGTCGGGCACGACATGCCCGCAGCGTGCACGGTGACCGTCCGTCTAACCCACCCCGACGGCCGAACAAGCACAGCCGGACTGAGATGGATCAGGGAAGACGACCGCGCCCTCCCGCGCCCCGATCCATGGCCCGGGCAATGGCGACTGTCCAACTGGGAGCCTTGGCATCTGATAGCCCGCGGAGAGGGCTGACGACCAAAGACCTCAACCAAGTGGCGGGCAGGTACCTCCGCGTCCATGCGCCACGAACGCCTCAACCCCAAGCTGCAGCACTCATGTCTCATGCCCACACAATGCCGAGTTCTCGTAGTGCGTTGAGTTGCTCGGCGGTGAGTTTTCCGCGCCGCTGCTTGGTGTTGGTGATCCATACGCCGAGTTTCACGACCACGGGCTCCGCCTCACCCTCGACCGCGATCTCCTCGCCGTGCGCGCGTGGCACTGGTCGGTCTGTGCCTTCCCGCTCGACCCACTGCGCGAGCGCTGTCAGCCCTCGCTGGAATGCCTGCTGCGCCTTGCTCGGACCCTTCGTGGTACGCGCTGCCGCAGGCGCGGGAGACGGGGCCTCAGGGGCCTGGATGCCCAGTGCGGTCAGCCGTTCCTGCTGCTCGGTCGACAGCTGCGCCCAGGTGCCCGGTTCTTGCTGCCGCCACCGCCATTTGCCGATGTCGTCGCCGTCGAAGGTGACGCCGGGTGCGATGTAGGGCAGTATGCCGTCGGCGTCGACCAGGTCGGCGAGGACGCGGTGGTGGCGTTGCCAGTCCAGTGGCCACGGGCAGTCCCAGTCCTCGTCGATCGCGGTGAGCTGCGCCGCCCGGGTCGTCGCGGTGTCCTCGTTTTTTCCGAGGCCGTTCTTTGCGCCCTTGCGTCGGAGGTTGGCCATGTGTTGCCCGATGGGCACCATCGCCTCGCCTTCGCCCCACATCGCGTCCTGTCGGGGTGCGAGGTGTCCGGTGGCCCGCCGGTACGACCGCAGGGCGGCGAGCTTGGCCTCCCACGCTTCCTCGCCGGGCTCCCACACCATGCCAGCCTCCGGGGCGTCGAGCAGGGTCTTGCGCCGTTCCTCGAGTTCGCCGGCGCGCAGGGCCTTGCGCTGTTGGTGGACCCATCGGCCGAGGGGGAAGTCCTTGGTGACCCCCAATTCGACCTCGGTGTCGTAGGGGACGGCGTGGATGCCGGTGATCTTGTTCTCCTTCCGCCAGCGGATGAGGGCTTGGTAGCCCTCCAGCCACACCAGCGACTCGGGCCGGTAGACGCGGGTGCGCAGGAACGCGGCGATGGTGGCGGCGTCGCGCGGGCTGGAGAAGTGGAGCAGGGCCGACTCAGCAGCGGCGTCGACTCCGTCCTCCTGGTCCTCGCCGTCGCTCTCACCGCCGGCCCCGGTGATCCGCCCGTCTTCGTCACGCTGGACGTGGACTTTGCGCTTGCCGCTGGTGAGGGCGCGGGAGGCGAGCTGTTCGACGAGTCGTTCGTCATGGCTGCGGAGGCCTTGGAGGACCGCTACGAGGGGTCGGTAGCTGGCGCTGGCGACCATGTCGGTGGGGTCCTCGTTCGGGGCCAGGAACACCGGCACGATGATGCGGGCGACCTTCGTGCTGCCGTCGCGGTTGAGCCGCAGGGCGCGGCCGATGTTCTGGACGATCTCGACCTGCGAGCCGCGGGTATCGGCGAAGCAGACGGCTTCCACGCCCCGCTCGCCGGTGATGTCGACGCCCTCCCCAAGTACGCGAACGGACGCGAGGAAAGCGCGGTGGACCCGGCGCCCGGCCGCGTCGATGCCGTTGGCGAACTGGCGCAGGACCTCGCGCCGCTCGGACACGAGGTGGTCGCCGCACAGCCACGCCGACCACACGCGGTCCGGCGGTACGTGGCGGCCGGCCTCGAGTTCGTAGAACTCCGCGTCGATCGACGACTTCGGCAGCCTGTTGGCTGCGGCCAGGTCGGCGTCGGACGCGTCGTTCATGTACAGCGCGGCGGCGGTCTCGGGCAGCTTCTCCGCGAACGCGGCGGCCTCCTCCACCTTCTGGTGGAACGTCATGACCGTACGCAAGTTGTACGTCGCCGCGTGCTCCAAAAGTGCGGTCTGCAGGAGCGCCAGGCGCCGGCCCCGCCGCGCCTCTTCCGACTCCCCGAGGATGGGGGAGGGGTCGCGGATCTCCAGGACGTCGATCTCGAAGCCCGCAAGGATCTCGCGCTCGATTGCCTCCGAGAGCCCGAGCTCTGCGAGCCACGCGCCGTAGGTGCCGTCCGGGTCGTCGGCCATGGACGCGATCTCCGCCTCCTGGCCGTCCGCGCCCTTCTGGGGGCGGGCTGCTGCGAGGATGCGCGGGGTGGCGGTGAGGTAGAGCCGGAAGTCGGCCGGGATCCGCTGGTTGTCGTGGATCGCCGCCCACGGCCGCCCGAGATCGCCGGCGGTTCCATGGGCCTCGTCCACGATCGCGAGGTCGAACGGGGCCATCTGCTGCCCGTACAGCCGTTCCCCGCCCGCCAGGGCGGCCTCCAGCGGCCCGCGCATCTTCCGCTGGCCCTCGGCTGCGTCGATGTCCTCACGGTCCACGAGGGAGGCGTACGTGGCGAGCACGACGACCGGGCCGGTCGCGGCCCACAGGGCGAGCTGGATCGGGTTGGTGGTGGTGCGCACCCCCAGCGAGTTGAGCACCGCGTCGTTCTCCAGCGAGCACACCGCGACCATCGGCGCGGTGTGGCCCACCAGGCGCCACGCTTGGGCGGTCTGCGCGAGCAGGTCCAGGGTCGGCACGGTCACGAGGATCCGGCCGCCCGGGAAGCACTCCAGCGCGCACGCGGCGGCTGTGATCGTCTTGCCCGACCCGGTAGCGGAGACGATCGTGCCCCGAGCCCCCTGAGAGGGTACAGATGACCTTGCAGGAAATCCCACCCACTTTCGGAACGCCGACTTCTGGTCGACTTGGTGTTCCCTGAGCTGAACACCGTACATACCAGGCCATCCCTTCCAGGATTTTTGTGCGAGGCTATAGACTTTTCCGGCGAGCCGACGCGTGGTCTCTCGGGTGGTTGATCGTGAGGCTGGCCCCGACAGGGTGGGCCAGGCGAGGGCCCGTATGCTCGTGCCCATGATCAGCCCTGTCTCCGGTCCTCCCACGTGGAAGCACCTGCTGGCCTCCCTGGCTCTCGGAGTGGTCATTTTGGGCTGCTGGTACGGGGCGCAGCCGGTTTACCCGGACTGCGTGTACTTCGGCGACTATTCAATCGAAGATGCTGTTGAATCTGGAC
This region of Streptomyces sp. NBC_00513 genomic DNA includes:
- a CDS encoding polymorphic toxin-type HINT domain-containing protein — protein: MRTFTARRRTLRVILSAGLLTGLLGTTPAAVAAEEPGLTPQQARPYVVGYWQTGGRGLKEAAEQALLGGDDAVRKFLDEAEGIEHADNRVETARLAMTGGPRVREAAVAALHKTPAELRDFLLKGLEQPQDADRRVDIARLVQIGGPRVRQAGEAALKGSYADRETFLQQDQYTAQETDNRVEVARMTSTGGPNVQAAARAALQGTPEDIVEFLEVGQFTARNRDQEHATIAELTAQAQAAGKQAEDATKQAEEASNKAVQASNLAKEAATKAAAETQAAKNDAKRAAVKAAQAAEAARAAAQAAQEAIGSANAANRAARRAALAAAQTASAAAAAADAANTAHNAAVAAAGDASKADAARTAAAGARAAAQFATQSAVAAQNAGRASAAAALASDAAKGASANALAAAAAAEQANDYADAAGAHSTEARQAAIEARRHANAANAAANRSAGFARRAADAAYGARDAANSAAAHANKAADYADDAAEHAGVAATYSAQAQKNAEAAKNAADTAAAAVTKAKEVASLAREIEAGALETRTQAAIERAMSLKAESEAQVSASASLQVQALSLNDTATSLATEAARPDVDVKATATKGRQLAMQAMKLLGPWHQDAAARALSGTDQDVLDYLRTRWKEANHSDARQRVANLSTQSPHPSVRTAATEALKGTPEQVEAFLNEGRFTAGYTEMRVEVARYTNTGGTHVKEAAQKALTNGSGKALAVFLQAGQYAARMADERVAAAQLTNIGGEEAKAAAKIALAGSPASLHDFIATGQHTAHLKDDLATHHVDQINRLLNEGDVIVAKAQKNRWLAAEAAAKAVQATADAQKAAGQAAESARQAQTAANDATASANKAANSAAAAHNSAATARNAADRANQDASDAENSAAQADDSASYARQSAKQANDSAEQAHKSALAAGKSRDEAETMAKDAWTAVRDLVEKEMAEALRQAEAERKQQQQQKAKPKRICRPFASRESMIPLIPCLQDFENSEISVGEVAPVLRNIIWEVTGLNDIKACIKEPTLFGCTVAAAGVTPWGKIKLVGKLAGKLDDAVEALKNMRVTRRAVQCLTSNAAHSFPAGTRVLTAAGTSVPIEEIRVGDRITATDPTTGETGPRAVTRTIRTPDDRNFTDVTLTDGSSITSTAGHPYWVENRKRWIDARDLRAGDALRTPVGTTVEVNDTHRWTGLQPAYDLTVDDLHSYYVNTGSVDVLVHNTDGVCPAWVLKALDELGPSPRGHATSGFAFRDGERVWQRPIVSGLSPNSQKISDFLEASDDFPEFLEYVGTAHHAEVKLAWEMAENGPKGEKLDFVINKNYVCPKPPEVPQPKLTPMGCLQAVPAILYEDQEMCVYFSGSNDYCEPLKGKRKRKK
- a CDS encoding Helicase associated domain protein, producing MYGVQLREHQVDQKSAFRKWVGFPARSSVPSQGARGTIVSATGSGKTITAAACALECFPGGRILVTVPTLDLLAQTAQAWRLVGHTAPMVAVCSLENDAVLNSLGVRTTTNPIQLALWAATGPVVVLATYASLVDREDIDAAEGQRKMRGPLEAALAGGERLYGQQMAPFDLAIVDEAHGTAGDLGRPWAAIHDNQRIPADFRLYLTATPRILAAARPQKGADGQEAEIASMADDPDGTYGAWLAELGLSEAIEREILAGFEIDVLEIRDPSPILGESEEARRGRRLALLQTALLEHAATYNLRTVMTFHQKVEEAAAFAEKLPETAAALYMNDASDADLAAANRLPKSSIDAEFYELEAGRHVPPDRVWSAWLCGDHLVSERREVLRQFANGIDAAGRRVHRAFLASVRVLGEGVDITGERGVEAVCFADTRGSQVEIVQNIGRALRLNRDGSTKVARIIVPVFLAPNEDPTDMVASASYRPLVAVLQGLRSHDERLVEQLASRALTSGKRKVHVQRDEDGRITGAGGESDGEDQEDGVDAAAESALLHFSSPRDAATIAAFLRTRVYRPESLVWLEGYQALIRWRKENKITGIHAVPYDTEVELGVTKDFPLGRWVHQQRKALRAGELEERRKTLLDAPEAGMVWEPGEEAWEAKLAALRSYRRATGHLAPRQDAMWGEGEAMVPIGQHMANLRRKGAKNGLGKNEDTATTRAAQLTAIDEDWDCPWPLDWQRHHRVLADLVDADGILPYIAPGVTFDGDDIGKWRWRQQEPGTWAQLSTEQQERLTALGIQAPEAPSPAPAAARTTKGPSKAQQAFQRGLTALAQWVEREGTDRPVPRAHGEEIAVEGEAEPVVVKLGVWITNTKQRRGKLTAEQLNALRELGIVWA